In Candidatus Liberimonas magnetica, the following proteins share a genomic window:
- a CDS encoding sigma-70 family RNA polymerase sigma factor — MASKSKKKSKLNKVNTCDMKSPGSCRGMPGLRSHKGYYGGVGNTDDVAVGRVIKGDSGSCRRVSTEDKLIIDNIKLGDENARDILITKHSSLVISLARKYHNCFKNIDMEELIAEGNSGLLESINYYNPSLKTKFSTYAWFWIVKNMQEYINKSNAIIGLPYKVMSDLKRIVGSMEDEVRKGNVPSLEDISKKLDFDLDKVKELLSQRKNLSKPLSLDKYLDNYEKEATLGDIVPDESSDTIVEILDKSENKISLDEMLEHLTPIEAEIIKLRYGFNDKKYHSLKDMSKKVNISANKIKDIESIAIRKLKKLVEESSD; from the coding sequence ATGGCTTCTAAATCTAAAAAAAAATCTAAGCTCAATAAGGTTAATACATGCGATATGAAATCCCCCGGCTCCTGTCGGGGGATGCCCGGCCTTCGTAGCCATAAAGGCTACTACGGCGGAGTAGGCAATACAGATGATGTCGCAGTAGGTCGCGTTATCAAAGGAGACTCCGGCTCCTGCCGGAGGGTCTCCACTGAGGATAAACTAATTATAGACAATATTAAATTAGGCGATGAAAATGCACGTGATATATTAATAACAAAGCATTCATCCTTAGTTATTTCTCTTGCAAGAAAATATCACAACTGTTTTAAAAACATTGATATGGAAGAGCTTATAGCTGAAGGAAACAGCGGGCTCCTTGAGTCTATTAACTATTATAACCCTTCGTTAAAAACAAAATTTTCCACTTATGCCTGGTTTTGGATAGTCAAAAATATGCAGGAATACATAAATAAAAGCAATGCGATCATAGGCTTGCCATATAAAGTAATGTCGGATTTGAAGAGGATAGTCGGAAGCATGGAAGACGAGGTAAGAAAAGGGAATGTCCCTTCTTTGGAGGATATATCCAAAAAACTTGATTTTGACCTGGATAAAGTAAAAGAGTTGTTGTCTCAAAGAAAGAATTTGTCAAAGCCCTTGTCACTGGATAAATACCTGGATAATTATGAAAAAGAAGCGACCTTGGGAGACATCGTACCGGATGAAAGCAGCGACACAATTGTCGAAATCCTTGATAAATCTGAAAATAAAATAAGCCTGGATGAAATGCTGGAGCATCTAACGCCAATTGAAGCTGAGATAATCAAATTGAGATATGGATTCAATGACAAGAAGTATCATTCTTTAAAAGATATGAGCAAAAAGGTCAATATTTCTGCAAATAAAATAAAAGATATAGAATCGATCGCAATTCGAAAGTTAAAGAAATTAGTTGAAGAATCCTCTGACTAG
- a CDS encoding response regulator transcription factor produces MISKKKILVVDDEEHIRSFLSDLLESEGYLVITSPDTDTGYKKAIKSQPDLMILDLKMPQIGGVELCRLLRENLQTKNIPIIMLTVQSSETDKVIGLEIGADDYITKPFGAKELLARIHSLLRRVSRKDEVEILSSGGLELNLIARTVTLNKKQLELRPKEFDLLHMFLKKPNVVLSREYMLESVFDVKEFIATRTIDTHIKNLRKALGPWGKKIKTVFGRGFKFVPNP; encoded by the coding sequence ATGATCTCTAAGAAAAAAATCTTGGTTGTTGATGATGAAGAGCACATAAGGTCGTTCTTAAGCGATCTTTTAGAGAGTGAGGGTTATCTGGTTATAACTTCCCCGGATACAGATACCGGATATAAAAAAGCCATTAAATCACAGCCTGACCTTATGATCCTTGATCTAAAAATGCCTCAAATAGGCGGTGTTGAACTCTGCAGGCTGCTCAGGGAAAATCTACAGACAAAAAATATCCCTATAATCATGCTGACCGTACAATCATCTGAAACGGATAAAGTTATTGGCCTTGAAATCGGCGCAGATGATTATATCACAAAACCTTTTGGCGCCAAAGAGCTGCTTGCCAGGATTCACTCTCTCCTGCGAAGGGTAAGCAGGAAAGATGAAGTTGAGATCTTAAGCTCTGGCGGGCTGGAATTAAACCTTATAGCCAGAACCGTGACCTTAAATAAAAAACAGTTAGAATTAAGGCCGAAAGAATTTGATCTGCTGCACATGTTCTTAAAGAAACCTAATGTAGTTTTATCAAGAGAATATATGCTGGAATCTGTTTTTGACGTCAAGGAATTCATAGCAACAAGGACAATCGATACCCATATAAAGAATTTGCGCAAAGCTCTCGGTCCCTGGGGAAAAAAAATAAAGACTGTTTTCGGGCGCGGTTTTAAATTTGTCCCGAATCCCTAA
- a CDS encoding response regulator: MPGKILVIDDEPNLREMLSDILSNEGFTVVTASNGEEGLKKIYEESPDLIVLDCAMPILDGYELLERMRTDPMLLNKPVVMLTVQNNEHDEIRGLRLGVDDYITKPFKPSLLVARINSVLERKMQSISANPLSFLPGNAAIKAEAEKRIVNSIPFAMIYLDIANFKSFNDRYGFQRGDEIIKNTASILIRSVQTYGQKGDFIGHIGGDDFIIISTPSNFIGIAEEIIRLFDESIPKFYDKEDRERGYIVSKDRSGNTKNFPFMTIQLAIISNEQTRIAHYGELSEIASELKKIAKQSERSTYVLDRRKRK; the protein is encoded by the coding sequence ATGCCAGGTAAAATTCTTGTAATTGATGATGAGCCTAATTTAAGGGAAATGTTAAGCGATATTTTGTCTAATGAGGGATTTACCGTAGTGACCGCAAGTAATGGCGAAGAGGGGTTAAAAAAGATCTATGAAGAATCTCCTGACCTGATAGTACTTGATTGCGCCATGCCTATTCTTGACGGCTATGAACTCTTGGAGCGCATGCGGACGGACCCGATGTTGTTAAATAAGCCCGTCGTTATGTTAACCGTTCAGAACAACGAGCATGACGAAATAAGAGGCCTTAGGCTTGGGGTTGATGATTACATTACCAAGCCTTTTAAGCCGTCACTTTTAGTGGCAAGGATCAACTCTGTCCTTGAACGCAAGATGCAAAGTATCAGTGCAAATCCTCTAAGCTTTTTGCCAGGTAATGCTGCGATAAAAGCCGAAGCAGAAAAAAGGATCGTTAATTCTATTCCCTTTGCCATGATTTACTTGGACATAGCAAATTTTAAGAGTTTTAATGACAGATATGGATTTCAAAGAGGCGATGAAATAATAAAAAATACCGCATCCATACTTATTAGGTCGGTTCAAACCTATGGCCAGAAGGGAGATTTTATCGGGCATATAGGAGGGGATGATTTTATTATTATATCGACTCCAAGCAATTTTATCGGGATAGCCGAAGAGATAATAAGGCTATTCGATGAAAGCATACCTAAATTCTATGATAAAGAGGATAGAGAACGGGGTTACATAGTCTCCAAAGACAGGAGCGGGAATACAAAAAACTTTCCTTTTATGACCATACAATTGGCCATAATATCAAACGAACAGACCAGGATAGCCCATTACGGCGAGTTAAGTGAAATAGCTTCTGAACTCAAGAAAATCGCAAAACAGAGCGAGCGCAGCACTTATGTACTTGACAGAAGAAAAAGAAAATAA
- a CDS encoding HAMP domain-containing histidine kinase, producing the protein MNLRTKFTLYISLLIIFVICGISISIFFTQKSLLSSQLEKNRKKSFEDFLYTCKESLVVNDEIQVLNTIRSIIKIHYPTIVYAGYISPSQIVLFNSRDAERQEDFKSRITRVSEFTTVDFVSHINEKIKEFSMPIYLDNEYRGTIKAGYSQTYLENEIKQAVIALGKKIMQVSVLALFCGLLLSSIIAFFFNKPIKALAKAANEIGAGNLDSKVEIHSKDELGSLGHTFNDMARKLKELDELKDSFVSSVSHELRSPLAAIDGYCDFLIEGFNRNMPREKQEKSLKIIKDATIRLTNFINNVLDIAKIKAGRFELRKTPVSFNDLAEEIVSLFVSLGEQQQKKIFNAVAKDLPNIFADPERIKQVITNLVGNALKFTKAGSEISIGARLNEDGQSITGWVKDTGIGIPPDDLTRVFERFFQVKESGMKKPKGTGLGLAIVAEIIKLHNGRIWVESTLGQGSTFKFTIPVYKRIET; encoded by the coding sequence ATGAACTTAAGAACCAAGTTTACACTCTACATTTCATTGCTGATAATATTTGTAATTTGTGGAATATCTATAAGTATTTTCTTTACACAAAAAAGCCTGCTTTCCTCCCAGTTGGAAAAAAATCGAAAAAAAAGTTTTGAAGACTTCTTATATACGTGTAAGGAATCCCTGGTTGTCAACGATGAGATACAGGTCTTAAATACGATTAGGTCAATAATAAAGATACATTATCCTACTATAGTATATGCTGGATACATTTCTCCGTCACAAATAGTCTTGTTTAATTCAAGAGACGCCGAACGCCAGGAAGATTTTAAATCCAGGATAACAAGGGTAAGCGAATTTACCACAGTGGATTTTGTATCGCATATAAATGAAAAAATCAAAGAATTTTCAATGCCAATTTATCTTGATAATGAATATAGAGGCACGATAAAAGCAGGGTATTCACAGACTTATTTGGAAAATGAAATAAAACAAGCGGTTATTGCGTTAGGCAAGAAAATTATGCAGGTTTCTGTTTTGGCTCTGTTTTGCGGCTTGCTGTTGTCCAGTATTATAGCTTTTTTCTTTAACAAGCCGATCAAGGCTCTTGCAAAAGCGGCTAACGAAATAGGTGCAGGGAATCTGGACAGTAAGGTGGAAATTCATTCAAAAGATGAGCTCGGAAGCTTAGGCCATACTTTCAATGATATGGCAAGAAAATTAAAAGAACTGGATGAGCTAAAGGATAGTTTTGTTTCCAGCGTTTCTCATGAACTGAGGTCTCCGTTAGCTGCAATAGACGGTTATTGTGATTTTTTAATTGAAGGTTTTAATAGGAATATGCCCAGGGAAAAACAGGAAAAGTCCTTAAAAATCATAAAAGATGCTACTATAAGGCTTACAAATTTCATAAATAATGTTCTAGATATAGCAAAAATTAAAGCAGGCAGGTTTGAGCTTAGAAAAACACCTGTGAGCTTCAATGACCTTGCGGAAGAAATAGTGTCTTTATTCGTTTCGTTAGGAGAACAGCAGCAGAAAAAAATATTCAATGCAGTAGCCAAGGATTTGCCGAATATTTTCGCAGACCCTGAAAGAATAAAACAGGTTATAACAAACCTTGTCGGTAATGCTCTTAAGTTTACCAAAGCAGGTTCTGAGATTTCCATAGGCGCAAGACTTAATGAAGACGGACAATCTATCACCGGCTGGGTTAAGGATACCGGTATCGGCATCCCGCCCGATGACCTTACAAGGGTATTTGAAAGGTTCTTTCAGGTTAAAGAATCCGGAATGAAAAAACCCAAAGGGACAGGCCTTGGCCTTGCGATTGTTGCGGAGATAATAAAACTGCACAATGGAAGGATCTGGGTTGAGAGCACGCTGGGACAGGGCTCAACATTCAAATTTACTATCCCGGTATATAAAAGAATAGAAACTTAA
- a CDS encoding metallophosphoesterase, with the protein MIIGVIADTHENMPLIRKAVDYFNKHDVSLVFHAGDIISPICLTELEKLKSKLIIVFGNNDGEKKIWRQKIKDLGEIHDGFFETNIEGHKVLAIHEPYLLDALIESQKYDIIIYGHTHVPEIKASGKTLIINPGECGGWLTGKCTIALLKLPQKEAKIIEL; encoded by the coding sequence ATGATTATAGGTGTGATAGCTGATACTCATGAAAATATGCCGCTCATAAGGAAAGCGGTTGATTATTTTAATAAACATGATGTATCTTTGGTGTTTCATGCAGGGGATATTATATCTCCGATTTGCCTAACGGAGCTCGAAAAACTAAAGTCAAAACTAATAATAGTTTTCGGGAACAATGACGGTGAAAAAAAAATATGGCGGCAGAAAATAAAGGATTTAGGCGAGATACACGATGGTTTTTTTGAGACGAACATTGAAGGGCATAAAGTCCTGGCCATACACGAACCTTATTTGTTGGATGCCTTGATAGAAAGCCAAAAGTACGATATTATAATTTATGGGCATACCCATGTACCGGAAATTAAAGCGAGCGGCAAGACTTTGATTATAAATCCAGGAGAATGCGGTGGGTGGCTTACAGGCAAATGTACGATTGCACTGCTTAAACTGCCTCAAAAAGAAGCTAAAATAATTGAATTGTAA
- a CDS encoding NifU family protein, translated as MKEKVEKALEKVRPHLQADGGDVELVEVTKNGIVKVRLKGACGCCPMSKMTLQQGVFKILKQEVPEIKEIQSID; from the coding sequence ATGAAAGAAAAAGTGGAAAAAGCGTTAGAGAAAGTCAGGCCTCACTTGCAGGCAGACGGCGGTGATGTAGAGTTAGTGGAAGTAACCAAAAATGGTATAGTTAAAGTAAGGCTAAAAGGTGCTTGCGGTTGTTGCCCTATGTCAAAAATGACTTTACAACAGGGAGTTTTTAAAATACTTAAGCAGGAAGTCCCTGAAATTAAAGAAATACAATCTATTGATTAA
- a CDS encoding response regulator encodes MAKKILIVDDEKEVSDLLTIALKSKGYNVSAMAQGNSLFDIAVNEKPDLIILDILLPGIDGYSIQLQFAQQEETKNIPIIILTALPAAKALFDEFKQVRHFVSKPFEINSLLSKVEEVLWASS; translated from the coding sequence ATGGCAAAAAAAATTTTGATAGTTGATGATGAAAAAGAGGTAAGTGACCTTTTAACGATAGCCTTAAAATCAAAAGGTTATAATGTTTCAGCTATGGCCCAGGGCAATTCATTGTTTGATATAGCTGTGAACGAAAAACCAGATCTAATTATTCTGGATATATTGTTACCCGGAATAGATGGTTATTCTATTCAGTTGCAGTTTGCTCAACAGGAAGAAACTAAAAATATACCAATAATAATACTTACGGCACTTCCTGCTGCAAAAGCACTGTTCGATGAATTTAAACAGGTCAGGCATTTCGTAAGTAAGCCGTTTGAAATCAACAGTTTATTAAGCAAAGTCGAGGAAGTATTGTGGGCAAGCAGTTAG
- a CDS encoding acyl-CoA thioesterase: MILQDVKVGWVNEINIRVPYADTDQMGMVYYANYLVYFERGRTEWLRERGLSYKDLESKGIYLPVIEAHCKYVSPARYDDLITVRTILSEISFASIIFNYEVTAGEKALVKGSTKHPFVNKDLRPVKIPEEIKVVLEKR; the protein is encoded by the coding sequence ATGATACTACAAGATGTTAAGGTGGGCTGGGTGAATGAGATAAATATCCGTGTTCCATATGCTGATACAGACCAAATGGGGATGGTTTATTATGCAAATTATCTGGTTTATTTTGAACGCGGCAGGACAGAATGGTTAAGGGAAAGAGGGCTAAGTTACAAGGATCTTGAAAGTAAGGGAATATATCTGCCTGTGATAGAGGCCCATTGCAAATATGTGTCACCCGCAAGATACGATGATCTTATAACTGTAAGGACTATACTCAGCGAAATTAGTTTTGCCAGTATAATTTTTAATTACGAGGTCACAGCCGGTGAAAAGGCCCTTGTAAAAGGCAGCACAAAACACCCTTTTGTAAATAAAGATCTGCGGCCTGTAAAGATTCCTGAAGAAATCAAGGTTGTATTGGAGAAAAGGTGA
- a CDS encoding ketose-bisphosphate aldolase, protein MALVPMKQILDEARKKGYGVGAYNVNNMEQIQAIMAAAQVTKSPVIIQASRGALKYSNFTYLKHLMLAAEEENPDIPIAMHLDHGNSLETAKKAISLGFTSVMIDGSLKEDGKTPSDYKYNVDVTKSVVEYAHKFGVTVEGEIGRLGGIEDGVGSGSIHVTDPDEAKEFVDETKLDALAIAIGTSHGAYKFKGSKNLAFDVLEKVRKLIDIPIVLHGASSVPQELIDRVNKYGGKMPGATGVSMEHLQRAIKIGVSKINVDTDGRLAITAEIRRVFAETPEKFDPRDYLGPARDTLAVLIESKMKDFGTAGHAGDYKPISLDDMKKFYSSK, encoded by the coding sequence ATGGCATTAGTTCCGATGAAGCAGATCCTGGATGAAGCAAGAAAAAAAGGCTATGGTGTTGGTGCTTACAATGTGAACAATATGGAACAGATACAGGCGATCATGGCGGCAGCTCAAGTTACGAAATCACCTGTTATTATCCAGGCAAGCAGGGGTGCTTTAAAATACAGTAATTTTACTTACCTTAAACACTTGATGCTTGCGGCAGAGGAAGAAAACCCGGATATCCCGATCGCAATGCACCTTGACCATGGCAATTCGCTTGAAACGGCGAAAAAAGCGATCAGTCTTGGTTTTACGTCCGTAATGATAGATGGATCCCTAAAAGAAGACGGAAAGACACCTTCAGATTATAAATATAATGTTGACGTTACTAAATCAGTAGTCGAATATGCCCATAAATTCGGCGTGACCGTTGAAGGGGAGATAGGCCGTCTCGGAGGTATTGAAGACGGTGTCGGTTCAGGCTCGATACATGTTACTGACCCCGATGAAGCGAAGGAATTTGTAGACGAAACAAAGCTTGATGCCCTTGCTATTGCGATAGGTACCTCTCACGGCGCTTACAAATTCAAAGGTTCCAAGAATCTTGCCTTCGACGTGCTTGAGAAAGTCCGCAAGCTTATCGATATCCCGATCGTTCTTCACGGTGCGTCTTCAGTACCGCAGGAATTGATAGACCGGGTCAATAAATACGGAGGTAAGATGCCTGGAGCAACTGGAGTTTCCATGGAACATCTGCAAAGGGCTATCAAAATAGGGGTAAGCAAAATAAACGTAGATACCGACGGAAGGCTTGCTATAACCGCGGAGATAAGGAGAGTGTTCGCAGAAACCCCGGAGAAATTTGACCCGCGGGATTATCTTGGCCCTGCCCGCGACACGCTTGCTGTTTTAATAGAATCAAAAATGAAAGATTTTGGGACAGCAGGCCATGCCGGAGATTATAAACCTATCAGCTTAGATGACATGAAAAAGTTTTATAGTAGCAAATAA
- a CDS encoding acetyl-CoA carboxylase carboxyltransferase subunit alpha gives MADDISVLEFEKPIIEIENKLESLRTAGESSEEIKFLEKECEELKTKVYSSLTPWQRVQLARHTKRPYTLDYINAIFTDFIELHGDRNFSDDKAIICGLALLDGQPVAVIGQQKGRNLQENMERNFAMVHPEGYRKALKVMKFAEKFNRPIITFIDTPGAYPGIGAEERGQSEAIARNLREMSALAVPVISVIIGEGGSGGALGIGVANKILMLENAYYSVISPEGCAAILFHDAAKAPDAAEALKITATDLFKLGVVDEIIQEPVGGAHKDPVVTSNNVKKALIKYLDELKKLLPDELSEDRYNKFRALGIFEEGSKSLVASDKTSEGKKVKRKISPGKKMPTDI, from the coding sequence ATGGCAGACGATATCTCGGTATTGGAATTTGAAAAACCTATAATTGAAATAGAAAATAAATTAGAGAGCCTGAGAACTGCAGGAGAGTCTTCCGAAGAAATAAAATTTCTTGAAAAGGAATGTGAAGAACTAAAGACCAAAGTCTATAGTTCTTTGACTCCTTGGCAAAGGGTCCAGCTAGCGCGCCATACAAAAAGGCCGTACACCCTTGATTACATTAATGCTATTTTTACTGATTTCATAGAGTTGCACGGGGACAGGAATTTCTCAGATGACAAAGCTATAATATGCGGGCTAGCTTTATTAGATGGACAGCCGGTGGCTGTTATCGGCCAGCAAAAGGGAAGGAACCTGCAGGAGAATATGGAAAGGAATTTTGCCATGGTCCACCCCGAAGGATACCGCAAAGCTCTTAAAGTCATGAAATTTGCAGAAAAGTTTAACCGTCCGATTATTACATTTATAGATACACCGGGAGCTTATCCTGGCATAGGGGCTGAAGAAAGAGGGCAATCTGAAGCGATAGCAAGGAATTTAAGGGAGATGTCCGCTTTAGCTGTTCCGGTTATAAGCGTGATAATCGGAGAAGGCGGTTCAGGGGGAGCTCTTGGAATAGGTGTGGCAAACAAGATCCTGATGCTTGAAAATGCATACTATTCGGTAATATCGCCGGAAGGATGTGCTGCCATACTCTTTCATGATGCAGCGAAAGCTCCTGATGCGGCTGAGGCATTAAAAATTACGGCGACTGACCTGTTCAAGCTCGGTGTTGTTGATGAGATAATCCAGGAACCTGTCGGCGGAGCTCATAAAGACCCGGTAGTGACATCAAACAACGTGAAAAAAGCTCTCATAAAATATTTGGATGAGCTCAAAAAACTTTTGCCCGATGAACTTTCTGAAGACCGTTACAATAAATTCAGGGCGCTCGGTATTTTTGAGGAAGGGAGTAAATCCTTAGTTGCTTCGGACAAAACATCTGAAGGTAAAAAGGTAAAAAGGAAAATAAGCCCCGGCAAAAAGATGCCAACTGACATTTGA
- the purD gene encoding phosphoribosylamine--glycine ligase: MNVLVIGSGGREHVLVWKLKQSPKVEKIYCVPGNAGISQIAECYNYKINDFSALAGFVKEKNIDYTVVGPEVPLSEGLVDYFTSEGLNVFGPNKKAAMLEASKVFAKNFMKKYGIPTAKYEVFSEIKDALSYLSTLEQSMPLVVKANGLAAGKGVIICNNAEEARESLESILEKKVFGTAGENVVVEEFLAGEEVSIMVFLDGKNYSIMVPSQDHKRIFDNDLGPNTGGMGAYAPAPLFDKEMRVQVEEKVIKPVINGLEKEKIEYKGVLYIGLMISNKKPFVLEFNCRFGDPETQAVLPLLKTDLLDIIDCVINAKLDKCKIEWYNKSAVCVVLTSKGYPGDYIKDVEISGLTEVLKQQDVIIFHAGTSLKGSNVVTSGGRVLGITGVADNINQALKTAYNAVKSVKFDGMHYRKDIAKRAIDRN, encoded by the coding sequence ATGAATGTATTAGTTATTGGTTCCGGAGGGCGTGAGCATGTGCTTGTCTGGAAATTAAAACAAAGCCCAAAAGTCGAAAAGATTTATTGCGTACCGGGAAATGCAGGGATTTCTCAAATAGCTGAGTGTTATAATTATAAGATAAATGACTTTTCGGCCCTTGCCGGGTTTGTAAAAGAAAAAAATATAGATTATACGGTAGTCGGTCCGGAAGTCCCTCTGTCTGAAGGCCTGGTTGATTATTTCACTTCCGAAGGCTTAAATGTTTTTGGGCCTAACAAAAAAGCTGCAATGCTTGAAGCAAGTAAAGTTTTTGCTAAAAATTTTATGAAAAAATACGGGATACCTACTGCAAAATATGAGGTGTTCAGTGAAATAAAGGATGCCCTAAGTTACCTTAGTACATTAGAACAAAGTATGCCTTTAGTAGTCAAAGCCAACGGCCTGGCAGCGGGTAAAGGCGTGATAATCTGTAATAACGCAGAAGAGGCAAGAGAATCGTTAGAAAGTATCCTTGAAAAAAAAGTTTTCGGGACAGCCGGAGAAAATGTTGTTGTCGAAGAGTTTTTAGCAGGAGAAGAAGTGTCGATAATGGTGTTCTTGGACGGAAAGAACTACAGCATTATGGTTCCGTCCCAGGACCACAAAAGGATTTTTGATAATGACCTGGGGCCAAATACCGGAGGAATGGGTGCCTATGCACCTGCACCTCTGTTTGATAAAGAAATGCGGGTTCAGGTTGAAGAAAAAGTAATTAAACCTGTTATTAATGGTCTTGAAAAAGAAAAAATAGAATATAAAGGTGTTTTATACATCGGCCTTATGATCTCAAATAAAAAACCCTTTGTACTTGAATTTAATTGCCGTTTTGGGGATCCTGAAACCCAGGCCGTATTGCCCCTTCTTAAAACAGACCTTTTGGATATAATAGATTGTGTAATTAATGCTAAATTAGACAAATGCAAAATAGAATGGTATAATAAATCCGCTGTATGTGTTGTTTTGACATCAAAAGGCTATCCAGGAGATTACATAAAAGATGTTGAGATTTCAGGGTTAACTGAAGTTTTAAAACAGCAGGATGTGATTATATTTCATGCAGGCACTTCTTTAAAAGGAAGCAATGTAGTTACTTCTGGCGGCAGAGTTCTCGGGATTACCGGTGTAGCTGATAATATAAACCAGGCTCTTAAAACAGCATATAATGCGGTAAAGTCAGTAAAATTTGACGGTATGCATTATAGGAAAGATATAGCTAAAAGAGCGATCGATAGAAACTGA
- the purQ gene encoding phosphoribosylformylglycinamidine synthase I, whose product MNKPRVLVLRTAGTNCDIETKFAFELCSARVELLHINKLIDDEVKLDHYQILAIPGGFSYGDDIASGRILANELKYKLGEKIYKFSSSGKPIIGICNGFQVLVKMGILPKLKLVLDEELKKDPSLGFNQSVTLGSNDSDKFESRWVHLQINQKAKAKIQNFWLKGLPDIIPLPVAHGEGKFIAKDSKVLADIENNNQVAFRYADKNGKIARYPLNPNGSANNIAGIFNDKGNILGLMPHPERYIFKWQHPNKTSVQSSEFIVQSNDKNKETDSEYGWGLQILKNAVEFVR is encoded by the coding sequence ATGAACAAACCTAGAGTGCTGGTTTTAAGGACTGCCGGAACAAACTGTGATATCGAAACAAAGTTTGCATTTGAGCTTTGCAGTGCAAGGGTTGAACTTTTACATATCAATAAATTGATAGATGATGAAGTAAAACTTGACCATTACCAGATACTTGCTATCCCTGGCGGTTTTTCCTACGGCGACGATATAGCTTCAGGCAGGATACTTGCAAACGAATTGAAGTATAAGCTGGGCGAGAAAATCTATAAGTTTTCTTCATCGGGCAAGCCCATTATAGGTATTTGTAACGGGTTCCAGGTTTTGGTAAAGATGGGAATCTTGCCTAAGTTGAAACTCGTGCTTGATGAAGAGCTTAAAAAAGACCCTTCTCTTGGGTTTAACCAGAGTGTTACTCTGGGCAGCAATGATTCTGATAAGTTTGAATCCAGGTGGGTTCACCTTCAAATAAACCAAAAGGCAAAAGCGAAAATACAAAATTTTTGGTTAAAAGGCCTCCCTGATATAATCCCGCTTCCTGTCGCACACGGAGAAGGAAAATTCATTGCTAAAGACAGCAAAGTATTGGCAGATATAGAAAATAATAATCAGGTAGCGTTCAGGTATGCGGATAAAAACGGTAAGATAGCAAGATATCCGCTAAACCCCAACGGGTCTGCAAATAATATTGCAGGTATATTTAACGATAAAGGCAATATACTAGGGCTTATGCCACATCCTGAAAGATACATCTTTAAGTGGCAGCACCCGAATAAGACATCAGTTCAGAGTTCGGAGTTTATAGTTCAGAGTAACGACAAAAACAAAGAAACTGATTCTGAGTACGGGTGGGGGTTGCAGATTCTTAAGAATGCTGTCGAATTCGTAAGGTAA